From the Papaver somniferum cultivar HN1 chromosome 2, ASM357369v1, whole genome shotgun sequence genome, the window TTCTTCATTGCAGGTTTTTCTCTCAGTTTCCTCACTCCAGAGGTTGATTTCCAAGCGGATTTTGGGTTTTAGGGGTTggcttttcttgattttttttaattgtgctaATTGCTGGTGTAAAGGAGGGAAAGGGGGATTTTTGGAGGTATGGATCTGGTTGGTGATGAGGCTGTGGAAGAGAATTTAATGTCAGTTGTTGGGGAAAAGAGAGTGGTGGATTGTGATGAAACTGAGAATTTGAATGCGAGAAAGAAGAAGGCGAGAGTTGATTATGGTGGAGATTTGAAGAGGGTTGCAGAAATTGTGTTGGTCTTGTCTGCTATGGGAAAAACGAGAGGTGGGAGAAAGCCTACTGATGTGGAGAAAGGGTTGATGGTTGAAGCGAAGGACAAGTTGGTTGAGATTTGTCAATTCATGTCTCCTCAGGATGTTATACCTAAAGATGCAATCAGGGTTGTTATGGAAGATCTTGGGCTTAATAAGTCTGCAGATGAAAGGTTAGGGTTTTGCCCTCACAAAATGTCCATTTCTACGAAACTTGTGCTGGCAAAGAGGAAGGTACTACACTTTGATTTGCTTTTGCTTCTCACAAACTCAATTTGCTTATTAGCCTGAGAAATTCCAGTTGGATAGAATTAAAACAAAACCAGTTTGATCTGTATGTTTTCATGTCCATTGTAGAATTTTTCGCTAAACTGCTAAGTAGAAGTTTTTAGAGTTAAATAGGGTTGATGCTAGTGTTAAATGAAGTCATGTAGGACTCCAGAATGGTATTTTTCCTTGGTATTTTGTATGTTTAGTGGTGTTTCTTCTATTATGTTATTTTCTATTGGTCAGTCATACTGTGCATTATTTGTGCAGATGGGAGAGACCAAGAAATTTGCTGCCCAATCTAGAACATATACGTTACCAATCTTGCAAGAAGGATATGGTACTAAGGCCGACGCCAATCGTCCATTTCGTACAGTTCACAAGCCTCCAGCACTTGGAGGCTTTCAAGCTGCTTCACCAGTTGTTCATGTTCCATCTCTAGCTTCACCAGTTGTTCATGTTCCATCTCTAGCTTCACCAGTTGTTCATGTTCCATCTCTAGCTTCACCAGTTGTTCATGTTCCGTCTCTAGCTTCACCAGTATCACTTAATCAATTGCATGTCCATAAACTGCAGTCTGCCTTAGTTTCGATACGATCAATTGGCACTTCTTTTGGACCTGGTTCTTCTTCCTCGCAGTTGCCTCGGAAAGAAGGCGCATCTTCCAGATTAGATGGAAGACTGAATAGGACAATTCATCCGTTCCACGTTCAAGGTACTACcttatttgttgttttttgtccatttttaaaatttaaTGAAACAGCAGCCGATCCAGTGAGCATGTAGTCATATGATTTCTTTGTGTCCCTTCTTTATTTGTTTTCGCCCTTAAATATACCTTCAAAGTAATTTGCTAGTTCACCTAGTAGTTTTAAATATGTAAATGATGTTTCCATAGTGCTAAAAAGATATCCTATATGCAAGGTGTGGTACTTACTGGAAGTGGGTTTCTAGGGAATAACGTTAGAAAAGAAAAACTAATGGAACTTATTGATACTTGTTAATTGTGATTGTGAATGCTACAAAGAATCTAGTAGACAGCCTGTGTTAGTCTAATGCTGTAGCTGCTGAATTCTGTCCTTTTGGTGAGGATACCCACTAGGAACTTCCTTACAATGCATCGAGTATGTAAACGTTCTTACTTGTCCAAATTGAGATACACTCATAGTTTGGCCCAGTCTTGTCAAATCTGGATTTCAAGAATAAGCCAGATCGGAAGCCAAAAAACAGCCTCCAACATTACAAAACCCTGAAATCGGACATGAAAACTTGAACTCAAATAATTCTGAACCTTTTTTCTACAATAAAAATCGATCAAGAAAACTGAGAAATATTGTGAAACATGCAATATATGTACTGCTGTTGTGACATGAATGGTTTTTCCTATGTCTTTCTTGCTCAACTAAGAATATTTTCTCTTCGTGTCTAGGAAGATGCAATTTCGTAGATTTCTGATCTGTAGCTTAACTTCATTCTGTTTTTATGTACATCAAACTTAGATGTTAAAGTTGACGGCTTGTAATATTGCTCCTTATGCTTCTAACAGTTTCAAGTTTAATTATTCATTTAGTCATCAACTGTTTTGGGGTTTTGGAACTTTTTTACTCTTGTTTATAAAATTCCGGAGTATCTTCTTTGAATGTTTATTGTTTAATGATTATATTTCTTTTCTACAGCAAATGTCCCCGGGATGAACGCAACATTTTCTCCACAATCTTCAGCTGTAACAAAATTGTGTCAGGGAAACAGGGCTCCAGATAATACTCGTAGTGCCGATGGTACTACTAAATTAGGTAAATATAAGGTAGCAGTTCAAGTTACAAAAGATCAAAACTCAAAACCTTCTTTACAACCTGTAAATGGAAAAGTTAGTATGCATCAACCTTCTCACGTCACGAACTATCAGTATCCTTCTTCAGTCTTCTCCAACCACAGTGTCATTGGCACAAATGCTCAGAAGTTCTTGCATCATGTAGTTGTCCGAGAAACTGTATGTATCAATCTGTATTTTATCTTTAGATGTTTGTTTTATTCCGTACAAGTTTAGGAGTTTACTGATGTGTTATGGGTTGTCAGAAACGGAGAATAGCACAACGACAACGGCGTGAGAGAGAACGAGCAGAAAAAGCAACAGAAACAAAAATAGTGAAGGTGATTGATGAAGATGTATGTATATTTCAGAAACTTGATCTTCAATATTCTTCCAATTCTGTATTGTTTCACAAACAACGTTTGTTTTATACTGTCCAAGTTTGGGAGTTTACTGATGTTAATATGTTATGGATTGTCAGAGACGGCTACTGGGACAACGGCAGCGGCGTGAGAGAGAACGAGCAGAAAAAGAGGAAAGGTTGGCGCACCGACAACGACAACAACAACGCGAGAGAGAACAAGCAGAAAAAGAAACAGGAAAGGTGATCGATGCAGATATATGTACACTTCAGACACTGGTCTTTAATATTCCTCTATAGTTCTTATTGTTTAatcgaattaaaaaaaaattgcattatATAGTCAttaacctttt encodes:
- the LOC113348512 gene encoding uncharacterized protein LOC113348512 translates to MDLVGDEAVEENLMSVVGEKRVVDCDETENLNARKKKARVDYGGDLKRVAEIVLVLSAMGKTRGGRKPTDVEKGLMVEAKDKLVEICQFMSPQDVIPKDAIRVVMEDLGLNKSADERLGFCPHKMSISTKLVLAKRKMGETKKFAAQSRTYTLPILQEGYGTKADANRPFRTVHKPPALGGFQAASPVVHVPSLASPVVHVPSLASPVVHVPSLASPVVHVPSLASPVSLNQLHVHKLQSALVSIRSIGTSFGPGSSSSQLPRKEGASSRLDGRLNRTIHPFHVQANVPGMNATFSPQSSAVTKLCQGNRAPDNTRSADGTTKLGKYKVAVQVTKDQNSKPSLQPVNGKVSMHQPSHVTNYQYPSSVFSNHSVIGTNAQKFLHHVVVRETKRRIAQRQRRERERAEKATETKIVKVIDEDRRLLGQRQRRERERAEKEERLAHRQRQQQREREQAEKETGKVIDADICTLQTLVFNIPL